The sequence CGGAGCTGCATCTGCGCGCCCCCGAGTTCGCCGCCGCCACCGCCCGCGCCTGGGACGGGACCCTCGACACCCGCCGTCTGGAGGCCGACGGCACGCTGGACTCCCAGTACCTGGCCGAACACGCGGTGCACTCCCTCACCGCCGCGATCCTCACCGACGACCCGGCGATGATCAGCGAGTGCCGCACCTGGCTCACGCTTCTGCTGGCCGCCCACGGCCAACCACCCGGGGCCGCGGGCGCGTTGCTGGAGGTGCTCCGGCGCACGGTCGAAGCCCATCTGGTGATCGCACCACGCCTGCTCGAAGCCGCTGCGGACCGCCCGTAGCGCGTCTCGTTCGCGGGGCCCGTGACGGATCGGGTCGCTGCATGGCCGACAATGGGTCGTGACCGAGAGTTTCACCGTGGACCACGGCCCCCTCAACCGCACCTACAAGCTGCGCCGCGGCCGCATCACGCCCGGCCAGCGGAGCGCTTTGGGGACGCTGGCCGACCGGTTCGCGCTTCCCGCCGGGGACGCGCCGCTCGACCTGGCGGAGCTGTTCGGCCAGAATGCGCCCGTCGTGCTGGAGATCGGCTTCGGGATGGGCGACGCCACGCTGGCGATGGCCGAGGCCGACCCGTCCACCTGCCTGATCGCCGCCGACGTGCACATCCCTGGCGTCGGGGCGCTGCTGCGCGGCCTGCACCGGCGGACGCTCGAGAACGTCCGGGTGCTCAACGGCGACGGTGCCGAGCTGCTGAAGCGGCGCATCCCGTCCGCGAGCCTCGCCGGGGTGCGCCTCTACTTCCCCGACCCCTGGCCCAAGGCGCGGCATCACAAGCGCCGTCTGGTCGACGCCGCGTTCGCCGCGCTGGTCGCCGACCGGCTGGCTCCGGGTGGGCGGCTGCACTGTGCCACCGACTGGGAGCCCTACGCCCGGCAGATGGTCGCGGTGCTCTCCGCCGAGCCCGGTCTGGAGCTCGAGTTCGGCGGTCCGGTGGAGCGCCCGGAGTGGCGGCCGGTGACCAAGTACGAGACCCGTGGCCGGGCGAGGGGGCACGTCGTCGCGGACATTTTCGCGCGCCGGAAGCCGGGGTCGGTCAGCGGCCGATAGCGCCATCAGGTTTCCGCTTCGGCCCCCTGGACGGGCACGGACCCCAGGAGTATCTTCTGCGCACCGAGCAATTGCTTGGTTGGCGGTCGCGGCTCACGCGAGCGCGTCCGGGAACTCGACGAGGAGGACCGGCGATGACTGCTCCACGCTCCGAATCCCCGCAGGTAGGCCGACGGTCGCTGCTGAAGGGCGCCGCGGCGCTCGTCGGCGCCGGCCTACTGAGCGAGGCGTTCACCCTCCCCGTCGGGGCCGCGACGATCGCGGCCCCGCCGAGCTTCCCGGCGGGGATCGAGCTCTACCAGCAGGCGTACGAGAACTGGTCCGGCGAGATCGAGCTCGCCGACGTCTGGACCTGCGCGCCCGCGAGCCCGGCGGACATCCTGACGGTCGTGAACTGGGCGCGGGCCCACAATTTCCGCGTCCGCCCGAAGGGCATGAGCCACGGCTGGGCACCCACCTTGCTCCCGGCCGGCGCGGACGTCAGCGCGGTGATCCTCGTCGATCTGACGAAGCACCTCCGCGCGATCACCGTCGGCAGTGGCCGCGTCACCGTCCAGGCGGGCGCAACCGTCGACCAGCTGACCGTCGCGCTGGAGAACGCCGGCTACGGGCTGACCGCGCTGACCGCGCCGGGCAACCTCACGATCGGCGGCGTCCTCGCGATCGACGCGCACGGGTCCGGGGTGCCGGCGAACGGCGAGACCCGGATCCCCGGAACCAGCTACGGGACGCTGAGCAACCTCGTGCTGTCCCTCACGGTCGTCGCCTGGGACGCCGGGGCGGGCGCGTACGTGCTGAAGACCTACACCCGGTCCCAGCCGCAGATCGCCGCGTTCCTCGTCCACCTCGGCCGCGCGTTCGTGGTGAGCGCGACGCTCCAGGTCGGCGCGAACACGCGGCTGCGCTGCCAGAGCTTCTACGACATCCCGACCGCGACGTTGTTCGGCGCGCCGGGCACCAGCGGCCGGACCATCGAGAGTTACCTGCGCTCCAGCGGTCGGATCGAGGCCATCTGGTTCCCGTTCACCGACCGGCCGTGGCTGAAGGTCTGGACGGTCGCCCGGTCCAAGCCGCTGCTCTCCCGCACCGTCAACGCGCCCTACGCGTACACGTTCGCCAACTTCCTCTCCGAGGAGCAGAGCGACTTCCTCTCCCAGGTCGTCGCGGGCAATACCAGCGGGACGCCTGCGTTCCAGAACTTCCAGATCTCGGTGGTCGGCTCCGGGCTGATCGTCACCGGCACCTGGGACATCTGGGGCTGGTCGAAGAACCTCCTGCTCTACGTCCAGCCGACGACGTTGCGGATCGTCGAGGCGGGCTACGCCGTCCTGACCTCGCGGGCGAACGTCCAGCGGGTGATCCACGAGTTCTACGTCCGGTACCAGGCCCGGATCACCGCCTACCAGGCGCAGGGCAAGTTCCCGATGAACGGGCCGGTGGAGATCCGGGTCACCGGCGTCGACGATCCGGCCGAGGCCGGTGGCGGGGTCAGTCCGCAGCTCTCGGCCGCCCGGCCCCGGCCGGACCACCCGGAGTGGAACACGGTGGTCTGGCTCGACATGGGCACGATCCCCGGCACGCCGGACAGCAACGCGTTCTACGCCGAGATGGAGGAGTGGATCGTCGCGAACTACAGCGGCAGCTACGCCACCGTGCGGCCGGAGTGGTCGAAGGCCTGGGCGGTCACGCCCCGGGGCGCCTGGACCGACACCGCCGCTCTCACCGGACGCATCCCGGCCTCGCTGCGGGCGGGCCAGCCAGCCGGCGACAACTGGGACACTGCACGGGCGACGCTCAACGCCGCGGACCCCCACCGCGTCTTCAGTAATACGTTCCTGGACGTGCTTCTGCCATAGGGGCCGACCCGGCAGTGGGGAATACGAGTCACCCCACTGCCGGCTCCTATGATCGCCGTCCACACGGACCCTCACCGAGAGCGAGCGATCATGGAGCCGATCAACGCCTGGGAACCGACCGCCGCCGGAGTCCTCCGCCTGCCGTCGGGACGGCTGGTGCGCGGCCGCGGCCTGCGGCGTCCGCTGCCGCCCGGATCGCCGCCGACCTTTGGGGTGTACCTGCTGGGACGTGCAGCGCCGCCGGTCGACTGGGAGAGCCGGTGGCTGCGCTGGCCCGACTTCTGGCTTCCCAGCGACCGGGAACAGGCAGCCCGCACGCTGCGGGAGGTCTGGGAGCGCACCCCCGGCGAGCGTGTCGAGGTGGCCTGCGGAGGCGGCCGCGGCCGCACCGGCACCGCTCTGGCCGGCCTCGCGGTGCTCGACGGGGTGCCGCCGGCCGATGCGGTCGCGTTCGTCCGGCGGCACTACGACAAGCACGCCGTCGAGACACCCTGGCAGCGGCGGTACGTCGAGCGCTTCGCGGTCTCCACCGTAGGGTGAGCTGGATCACACCCGAGGGGAGAACCGCGGCCGGGGCCTCGGTCGCCTAACCCGATGTGAGACGAAGCCTGGACACGCTCGACGAGGGCGAGCTGCTGCGCCGTACCGGGCGCGGTGACCGGCGCGCCTTCGACGAGCTGTATCGGCGGACCGCGCCGTGGCTCCTCGTGCGGTTGCGGCGCCGCTGCTCCGACGAGGACCTGGTGGCCGAGGTCCTCCAGGACACCTACTTGGCGGTGTGGCGCTCGGCCGGGAGTCAGCGCCACGCCGCGGCCTCTGGCAGCGCGGTCGGATGGCTCTGGACGATCGCCGCGCACCGGCTGATCGACGCGTTCCGCCGCCGGGAGCGCCAGACGCGGCTCCCCACGGTGGCGACCGTCGAGACCGTGGAGCCGGCCGCCGAGGACCGCGCGCTCGCCGGCGATCTGGACGCCGACCTCGAGCAGGCGCTGCTCGCGCTGCCGGACGAGCTGCGCCAGGTGCTGCGCGCGCTGGTCCTGGACGGGCTCACCGTGCGGGAGACTTCACTGCTGCTGGGCATGCCCGAAGGCACCGTCAAGACCCGCGCGCGGCGGGCCCGGATCGCGCTGCGGGAGGCGCTGTCATGACCACCCACCCGAATTCTGCGCTGATCGCGCGGTACGCCACCGGCGGCGACGCCCTGGACGAGGCCACCGTCTGGGCGCTGGAAGCACACCTCGAGTCGTGTCCGGGGTGCCGGGAGGCGCTCGGGGGTGCGGTCGGCGCCGACACCCGCACCCTGCTCGACCGGATCGCCGGGGAGATCGCGGACGGAATCACCTCCGGCCCGGTACCGGTGCGCCGGCGCCGGGTTTTTGTCCGGCGCACCGGCGTCACCGCTCGGGTTCTGCCGTGGCTCGCAACGGCGGCCGCGTTGATGCTCGCCGCGGTGGCGTTGGAACGGGCGTTCACCAGCCTGCCGTCGCTGGTGCTGCTCCTCGCACCGGTCACCCCGCTGCTGCCGGTGGCCGCCGCGTGGAGCCGGCGCTCCGATCCGGCGTGGGAACTGCTCGCCGCCTCGCCCCGGGCCGGGCTGGGGCTGCTGCTGCGTCGCACGCTCACCGTGCTCGCCGCGGTCCTTCCGGTGCTGGCGGTCGCGGGGTGGTGGACCGGGCACGCCCCGGCGCTGTGGCTGCTGCCGTGCGTGGCCTTCACCGCGGGCAGCCTCGCCCTGGGCGGCGTCACCGGAGTGGATCGGGCCGCCCTGGCCCTGGCCGGGCTGTGGTCGGTCGCGGTCGTGGCCCCGAGCCTGATCGCCGCCCGGCTGCCCGCGGTGCTGGAAACCGACAGCTGGCCGGTCTGGACCGTGCTCACCGCGGCGCTGCTGCTCGTGGTCGGCGTCCGCTCCGACGGTTACCGCCGCCTCGGCCGGAACTGACACCTCCGGCCGCTCGTCGGCCGACGAACCCGAACCCCGAACGACGAACGGAGAATCCGCATGCGCGCCTTCAGCGCGGCCGAGACCGCACCGACCACGTATCCGTGGGTGGTGCAGGCCGAAGGACTGCGGGTCCGGACCGGACGGCACCTCGCCGTCGACGGACTCGACCTCACGCTCGACCGCGGCGTGCACGGCCTGCTCGGGCCCAACGGTGCCGGGAAAACCACGCTGATGCGCGCGCTGGCCACCGTGCTCCCGCCGGCCGGCGGGACGCTGACGCTGCTCGGCCGGGACGCGAATGCCCGCGGCGCGCTGCGCGAGGTGCGTCGCTCCCTGGGCTACCTCCCGCAGCACTTCGGCTACTACCCGCGGTTCACCGTGCGCGAGTTCGTCGAGTACATGGCGTGGCTCAAGGAGATGCCGAAGCGCGACGTCGCCGCGGCCGTCCAGCGGGCCATCGACCGGGTCGGTCTCACCGACCGCGCCGACACCCGCCTCAAGACACTCTCCGGCGGAATGCTGCGGCGCGCGGGCATCGCGCAGGCCATCGTCAACGATCCGCAGATCCTGCTCCTCGACGAACCCACCGTCGGGCTCGACCCCGAGCAGCGCCTGGACTTCCGGGTCCTGCTGCGGGAGCTCGGCGCGGACAGCTGCGTGCTCGTCTCGACCCACCTGGTCGAGGACGTCGCGGTGGCCTGCAGCGACGTCGTGCTCCTCGATCGCGGACGGCTGGTCTGGCAGGGCACCCCGGCGCAGCTGGCCGACCAGGGCTCGGCCGCCGACGCCGGCGACAGCGCCACCGAGCGCGGCTACGCGGCGCTGCTGCGCGTCCACCGCGGGCAGGTGCCGGCGTGACCGGCCGGATCCTGCGTCTCGAACTGCGCCGCTCGGCGGCGGTGGGGATCGGCGCGCTGTCGCTGCTGGTCGGCGGTGGGCTGCTGCTCTCGTTCCCGGAGGGGTTCGCCGGGCGATGGATGCAGCTGGCCGTCTTCGCCCGGTCGCTGCTGCTGGTGACCTGGCCGTTGGCGCTGGCCGGTGGCGCCTGGCTCGGCCGCCGGGAGGCCCGCAGCCGGGTGGGGGAGCTGTTCGCCAGCACACCCCGGCCGCGCGCACAGCGGATCCTGCCGACCGCCGCGGCGCTGGCGATCACGGTCGTCGTCGCCTACCTGCTGGTGTTCGTGAGCGGAATCCCCTGGGTCGTGCCGACCGCCGCGTACTTCCCGGCCGGCACGCTGCTGGTCGCCGGGGTCGGCGCCGTCGCGATGGTCACCGCCGCCTGGCTCGGCCTGGCCGCGGGACGGGCCCTGCCGTGGCTCGTCACCGCACCGGCGCTCGCCGTGGTCGGCGTGGCCGTCGCCGGGCTGCTGCCGGACTGGCTGTCGGTCGACGCGGAGATCAACGGAGGAGAGGCCCCGAAGGCGCTACTGCTGTCCCCGGTCTACTCGGGCGGAGCCGACGACTTCGAGGTTCTGCTGCCGCGGGTCAGTCTGATCCAGACGCTGTGGCTCGTGGCGGTGGCGGTCACCGGGCTGCTGCTGTTCGCGGCCGTCCGACGCCGGAGCCTGGTGCTCGCGACGCTGCCTGCGGTGCTCGCCGCCGCCGTCGCGCTGCCGCTGCTGCCCAGCGGCGGCTACCCCGCTGCCGCCAAAGTCGACCCGGACGCCGTCGCGCTGGTCTGCGACGACGACGGCCCGCAGGTCTGCGTCACCCGGGTGCACGCCGCGACGCTTCCCGACATCGTCGGCCCGGGCCGGCAGGTGCTCGGGCTGCTCGCCGCGAAGCTGCCCGATGCCCCCACCCGCGCCGTCGAGAGCTGGCGCGGGCCGCAGGAGCCGGCGGTGCGCCACTCCCGCGACACGATCCTGTTCTACCCACCGTCGATCACCAGTGCCGGCCGGGCCGAGCCGGACGACTACCTCCGCACGTACCTGGCCGAAGCGGCGTGGCGGCAGGAGTGCACCGAGCGATCTGGCCCGGTCGAGCCCGATCTCGGCCGCGCCGTGGCCGCGGCCTGGCTGACCGGCCAGCCACCCGCGTCTCAGGACTGGTGGTCCGACGACGACCGCACCCGCGCGAACGCGCTATACCGCACCCTCACCGCGTTGCCACCGGCCGAGCAGCGACGGCGGATGAGCGCCGCCCGGGAGGCGGCTCTGGACTGCCGGGACGACGCGCTGCTGCCGATCCTCTCGGGTGCCCGATGAGGTGGCTCCGTCTCTACCTGCGCTCCCGGCGGGTGCCGCTCGCGCTGGCCGTCGCCGTGACGACCGTCGCGCTCGTCGGGGTTCTCACCGCACGGTTCTCCGACGCCCGGCTGATCGACGTCCGCCCGCTGAGCCTCACGGTGGTGCTCGCGGTGTCGGCGTTCGCCGCAACGCTCGGCGCTGCCGACGAGGCGCTGGAGCGCACCGCGTCGGTGCGCTGGCCGCTGCGGCGGCTGGGGCACCTGGCGCTCGTGGGTGCGCTCGTCGTCGGATTGGTGCTGCTGCTCCCGGTCGAGGCGGGGGTGGTCGTGCGCAACACCGCCGGGCTGCTCGGCCTCACGGCGCTCGGGGCCGCGGTGTTCGGCGCGGCCCGGTCGTGGATCGCGCCGTTGATCTGGACGCTGGTCGCGGCGACGCCGTTCGTCCAGGTGGGGCCGGGGACCGGGTCGCAGCTCGTCGCCTGGCTGGTGCAGCCGCCCGGCGCCGGGATCGCGACCGTCTGCGCGGGTGTGCTGGCGGTGAGCGGAGCACTCGCGTACGCGCTGCGCGGCTGTCCTCCGCGCCCGACCGCCGAGCCGGGGAGCTGAGTTCCGCCCCCGGCGCAGCGGTGTGTTGACCAGCGCGGCGACCTCACTGCGGCGCAGGCCGGGTACCCGGCGTCGTCCGGCCGCGGGGAAGCCGACCTGTTCCGGGGTGATCTCGCGCGGCGCGACGACAGGAACTCCCGCACCTCGACTCGGTTGTCCACGACATCGACGGTACGGCGCGTCCCGTGCATCTGGGATGTACTGGTAGTACACCGATCAGCAGTGCCTTCCGCGCGCCGCGACGCCCGGATGTACTGGGTGCACGCTTCCGAGCAGCCCGGCCGAGCGGGCAGGCGCCACCCGCGCGGTCACCCTCGCCGGGCAGGTCGCCGCCCCGCCGGCACCTCGATCAAGGAGATCAGTTATGCGTGGTGTAGTCCTGTACGCCCCCGGCCGCGTCGGAGTGGAGAACCGGGACGATCCGCGGATCGAGCAGCCCACGGACGCCGTGATCCGTTTGTCGGCGACGTGCGTCTGCGGCTCGGATCTGTGGCCGTACCGCGGCATCGAAAAGGTCCAGGGCCCGGCCCCGATGGGACACGAGTACGTCGGCGTCGTCGAGGAGGTCGGGAGTGCGGTGACCAGCGTGCGGCCCGGCCAGTTCGTGGTCGGCTCGTTCTTCGCCTCGGACAACACGTGCGAGATCTGCCGATCGGGCTACCAGAGCTCGTGCGTGCACCGGGAGCCGATGGGTGCGCTCGGAGCGCAGGCGGAGTACCTGCGGGTTCCGCTCGCCGACGGCACGCTGGTCGCCACCCCCGACGTTCCGCCCGCCGACCTGGTGCCCAGTTACCTCGCCGCGTCCGACGTACTGGGGACCGGCTGGTTCGCCGCGGTCGCCGCCGAAGCCGGTCCGGGCAGGACCGTCGCGGTGGTCGGGGACGGCGCGGTCGGGCTGCTCGGCGTGCTCGCCGCCCGGCAGTTGGGCGCCGAGCGGATCATCGCGATGAGCAGGCACGAGTCCCGGCAGAAGCTGGCGCTGGACTTCGGCGCCACCGACATCGTCACCGAACGCGGTGACGAGGGCGTCGCCCGGATCAAGGAACTCACCGGCGGCCTCGGTGCCCACTCGGTGATCGAGGCGGTCGGCACGCAGGAGTCGATGATGCAGGCGATCGGCTCCACCCGCCCGGGTGGACACGTCGGCTTCGTCGGCGTGACCCACGACGTCGCGCTGCCCGGCATGCCGCTGTTCTTCTCCCACGTCCACCTGCACGGTGGCCCCGCCCCGGTCCGGCGCTTCCTGCCCGAGCTGCTCGCGCTGATCGGCGACCGCACGATCGACCCGGGCCGGGTCTTCGACCTCGAGCTGCCGCTGGACGAGGCCGCCGAGGGCTACCGCGCGATGGACGAGCGCCGCGCGATCAAGACGCTGCTGCGCCCGTAGCGTCGGCCTCACCGACCCGGCCTTTGCGGAGGCCGGGTCGCTCCGATGCGGTCCGGAGCGGCCGTGCTATCGGGCTCCGCGAACCTGGAAGATGGCGAGCGCGGCGACCGCGGTCAGGACGGCGGCGATCGCCCAGACCCCGCGATAGCCGCCCGTGAGCGCCACGATCTGTCCGGCCAGCACCGGGCCCAGGGCCTGGCCGAGGTTGGAGCCGAGCCCGGCGATGCCCAGGTCACGCCCGGCGCTCTCCTTGTCCGGCAGTACGTCGATGAAGAGTGCCTGGTCGACCGGAAGGTAGATCCCGAACGCGACGCCCGCGACGACGCTCTGCAGGAACAGCGCGGGCAGGGCGGGCCAGAGCAGCGGAATCAGCATCGAGGCCGCCATCAGCGCGGAAGACGCGATGACCAGCGGCTTGCGGCGGCCGATTCGGTCGGAGATCCGTCCGGCGAGCAGCAGCGCCACGATCGTGCCCGGCACCGAGACCAGGATCAGTAACGGCGCCAGCCGGGTGGCCTGGGTGACGCTGAGCGCCGGGGTGATGTAGCTCTGCATCATGAACAGGCCGAACGCGGTGGACGCGGCGTAGCCGAAGGCGAGCAGGATCCGGGCCAGCCACACCCAGCGGAAGTCGTGGTCCCGTAGCGGCACGAGGAACCCGCGGAGGAACGGTCCCCAGCGGTGGGCCGGCACGACGAGGTCGGTGGACGGACGATCGCGCAGCAGCAGGACGAACCCGGCCACGCCGACGAGGACCAGCGCGGCGTAGAGGTAGAGGACGTCCAG is a genomic window of Cryptosporangium minutisporangium containing:
- a CDS encoding protein phosphatase; protein product: MEPINAWEPTAAGVLRLPSGRLVRGRGLRRPLPPGSPPTFGVYLLGRAAPPVDWESRWLRWPDFWLPSDREQAARTLREVWERTPGERVEVACGGGRGRTGTALAGLAVLDGVPPADAVAFVRRHYDKHAVETPWQRRYVERFAVSTVG
- a CDS encoding zinc-dependent alcohol dehydrogenase family protein codes for the protein MRGVVLYAPGRVGVENRDDPRIEQPTDAVIRLSATCVCGSDLWPYRGIEKVQGPAPMGHEYVGVVEEVGSAVTSVRPGQFVVGSFFASDNTCEICRSGYQSSCVHREPMGALGAQAEYLRVPLADGTLVATPDVPPADLVPSYLAASDVLGTGWFAAVAAEAGPGRTVAVVGDGAVGLLGVLAARQLGAERIIAMSRHESRQKLALDFGATDIVTERGDEGVARIKELTGGLGAHSVIEAVGTQESMMQAIGSTRPGGHVGFVGVTHDVALPGMPLFFSHVHLHGGPAPVRRFLPELLALIGDRTIDPGRVFDLELPLDEAAEGYRAMDERRAIKTLLRP
- a CDS encoding RNA polymerase sigma factor; translated protein: MRRSLDTLDEGELLRRTGRGDRRAFDELYRRTAPWLLVRLRRRCSDEDLVAEVLQDTYLAVWRSAGSQRHAAASGSAVGWLWTIAAHRLIDAFRRRERQTRLPTVATVETVEPAAEDRALAGDLDADLEQALLALPDELRQVLRALVLDGLTVRETSLLLGMPEGTVKTRARRARIALREALS
- a CDS encoding cholesterol oxidase substrate-binding domain-containing protein, which encodes MTAPRSESPQVGRRSLLKGAAALVGAGLLSEAFTLPVGAATIAAPPSFPAGIELYQQAYENWSGEIELADVWTCAPASPADILTVVNWARAHNFRVRPKGMSHGWAPTLLPAGADVSAVILVDLTKHLRAITVGSGRVTVQAGATVDQLTVALENAGYGLTALTAPGNLTIGGVLAIDAHGSGVPANGETRIPGTSYGTLSNLVLSLTVVAWDAGAGAYVLKTYTRSQPQIAAFLVHLGRAFVVSATLQVGANTRLRCQSFYDIPTATLFGAPGTSGRTIESYLRSSGRIEAIWFPFTDRPWLKVWTVARSKPLLSRTVNAPYAYTFANFLSEEQSDFLSQVVAGNTSGTPAFQNFQISVVGSGLIVTGTWDIWGWSKNLLLYVQPTTLRIVEAGYAVLTSRANVQRVIHEFYVRYQARITAYQAQGKFPMNGPVEIRVTGVDDPAEAGGGVSPQLSAARPRPDHPEWNTVVWLDMGTIPGTPDSNAFYAEMEEWIVANYSGSYATVRPEWSKAWAVTPRGAWTDTAALTGRIPASLRAGQPAGDNWDTARATLNAADPHRVFSNTFLDVLLP
- the trmB gene encoding tRNA (guanosine(46)-N7)-methyltransferase TrmB, with product MDHGPLNRTYKLRRGRITPGQRSALGTLADRFALPAGDAPLDLAELFGQNAPVVLEIGFGMGDATLAMAEADPSTCLIAADVHIPGVGALLRGLHRRTLENVRVLNGDGAELLKRRIPSASLAGVRLYFPDPWPKARHHKRRLVDAAFAALVADRLAPGGRLHCATDWEPYARQMVAVLSAEPGLELEFGGPVERPEWRPVTKYETRGRARGHVVADIFARRKPGSVSGR
- a CDS encoding zf-HC2 domain-containing protein, yielding MTTHPNSALIARYATGGDALDEATVWALEAHLESCPGCREALGGAVGADTRTLLDRIAGEIADGITSGPVPVRRRRVFVRRTGVTARVLPWLATAAALMLAAVALERAFTSLPSLVLLLAPVTPLLPVAAAWSRRSDPAWELLAASPRAGLGLLLRRTLTVLAAVLPVLAVAGWWTGHAPALWLLPCVAFTAGSLALGGVTGVDRAALALAGLWSVAVVAPSLIAARLPAVLETDSWPVWTVLTAALLLVVGVRSDGYRRLGRN
- a CDS encoding MFS transporter, which produces MTSDQAVPGGATAADVAEPTAPGTSMTYLGGPPFRRYLVWYTLAFAATTAVWGGVLGVVLPNQVQMIEFGHWFTGADSDVDLTALNDLKAAIDAGTAVATAEQQRLLDLLAGFDAARAQSLALVTSIAMVATMIVQPVVGVLSDRTRSRYGRRAPWMVFGAVVGSGFLVAVRFAPTIAVLALLWACAQAVLNCVAGPLQATVADRVPESKVGTASGIGGLGNFAGGLAGGVGAGVLLSSVGLDVLYLYAALVLVGVAGFVLLLRDRPSTDLVVPAHRWGPFLRGFLVPLRDHDFRWVWLARILLAFGYAASTAFGLFMMQSYITPALSVTQATRLAPLLILVSVPGTIVALLLAGRISDRIGRRKPLVIASSALMAASMLIPLLWPALPALFLQSVVAGVAFGIYLPVDQALFIDVLPDKESAGRDLGIAGLGSNLGQALGPVLAGQIVALTGGYRGVWAIAAVLTAVAALAIFQVRGAR
- a CDS encoding ABC transporter ATP-binding protein; protein product: MRAFSAAETAPTTYPWVVQAEGLRVRTGRHLAVDGLDLTLDRGVHGLLGPNGAGKTTLMRALATVLPPAGGTLTLLGRDANARGALREVRRSLGYLPQHFGYYPRFTVREFVEYMAWLKEMPKRDVAAAVQRAIDRVGLTDRADTRLKTLSGGMLRRAGIAQAIVNDPQILLLDEPTVGLDPEQRLDFRVLLRELGADSCVLVSTHLVEDVAVACSDVVLLDRGRLVWQGTPAQLADQGSAADAGDSATERGYAALLRVHRGQVPA